In Astatotilapia calliptera chromosome 16, fAstCal1.2, whole genome shotgun sequence, one genomic interval encodes:
- the plekhm3 gene encoding pleckstrin homology domain-containing family M member 3, which yields MEGLEQLDMVGDISPALEATEDFIHCMDRIQGQGTSQAQTGNLQPARQSKQLQEVSNAALGKLSSSGVWNLLAGEQPEVGPLGLAWADNVSVLGLGVGLRHGKRSRARSTNDLAAHTNECTNNTTNSSSNSAFKKGHSRSRSDVHYRPSACTDNGLPTVDCNTLKNMILNHQQEADKSSSSSVVKQCEMEQREGPRGRWTPCHVELTPCELRLYALDSSANRQLGTAYSLSHCQSVISPAPCSQPGQITQPADQRTIQAVFFNSTRLQLRTASQWEAMEWRRLIWEKVQAARPMRQENRQHKSGVENHHVVKFPAPMSPSSSPSPSGLDTRPDGESDTPTSAEASLCLPPNSVVLSRPTTLPLFTQSCQDVLRVGLLYQLTDQNNWRAFTFVLTRSVLQAFPTEGHGSVSQPVLQYSLASCIAVHHDHELENGEPWTGKGEFFQAVFPTEVLKLRADGHLKAQEWVETLREAVRTQRPAQEGTEPGVGPPGLQGVLLRSNPSRDRKHRDAQRAKRQSVTTSFLSILTCLAVEKGLTAQSFRCAGCQRPIGLSRGKAKVCYYSGWYYCQSCHQDNSFLIPARLLHNWDTSKHKVSKQAKEFLEFVYEEPLLDIQQLNPCLYEHCEPLSTVLRLRQQLQSLRAYLFSCRATVAEDLRRRIFPREYLLQHIHLYSLADLQQVIDGKLAPFLSKVIKFASSHVFSCSLCREKGFICELCQNGQVIYPFQENATRRCDSCGAVFHAECRQKAQPCPRCVRRELHHKRPSSFWSPDDDSPGCFHVPYQDT from the exons ATGGAGGGTCTTGAGCAGCTGGACATGGTGGGTGATATCAGCCCAGCTTTGGAGGCCACAGAGGATTTCATCCACTGCATGGATAGGATACAAGGCCAAGGTACAAGCCAGGCTCAAACAGGGAACCTTCAGCCTGCCAGACAGTCGAAGCAGCTGCAGGAGGTATCTAATGCAGCGCTGGGCAAGCTGAGCTCCAGTGGCGTGTGGAACCTGCTAGCTGGAGAGCAGCCGGAGGTGGGGCCTCTAGGCCTAGCTTGGGCCGATAACGTCAGTGTTTTGGGGCTAGGAGTGGGTTTGAGGCACGGCAAGAGAAGCCGAGCGCGTTCCACCAATGACTTGGCTGCCCATACCAACGAGTGTACCAACAACACCACCAACTCCTCATCTAACTCTGCGTTTAAGAAGGGACACAGCCGGTCCAGGTCAGATGTCCACTACCGTCCGTCTGCCTGCACCGACAATGGTCTGCCCACAGTGGACTGCAACACCCTGAAGAACATGATCCTCAACCACCAGCAGGAGG CTGATAAAAGCAGCAGTAGCAGTGTggtgaagcagtgtgagatgGAGCAGCGTGAGGGGCCGCGAGGCCGCTGGACACCCTGCCATGTTGAGCTGACGCCTTGCGAGCTCCGCCTGTACGCTCTGGACAGCAGTGCCAACCGCCAGCTGGGCACTGCCTACTCACTGTCACACTGCCAGAGCGTCATCTCTCCAGCACCCTGCAGCCAGCCCGGCCAGATCACCCAGCCCGCAGACCAACGCACGATCCAGGCTGTCTTCTTCAACAGCACACGTCTTCAGCTGAGGACGGCCAGCCAATGGGAAGCCATGGAGTGGAGACGGCTGATTTGGGAGAAGGTGCAGGCAGCCAGACCCATGAGGCAGGAGAATCGTCAGCATAAAAGCGGAGTAGAAAATCATCATGTTGTGAAGTTTCCTGCACCCATGTCACCTTCGTCTTCGCCTTCTCCTTCTGGGCTCGACACCAGGCCTGATGGCGAAAGCGACACCCCGACTTCAGCAGAGGCATCGCTCTGTCTTCCACCTAATTCTGTTGTCCTGAGCAGACCCACCACCCTGCCTTTGTTCACGCAGTCGTGCCAGGACGTTCTCAGAGTCGGTCTACTGTACCAGCTGACGGATCAGAACAACTGGCGGGCTTTCACTTTTGTCCTCACCAGATCTGTTCTCCAGGCCTTCCCTACAGAAGGCCATGGGTCTGTGTCCCAACCTGTTCTCCAGTACTCGCTGGCGTCCTGCATTGCTGTTCATCATGATCATGAGTTAGAGAATGGAGAGCCATGGACGGGGAAAGGGGAATTTTTTCAGGCTGTTTTCCCAACAGAGGTACTCAAACTTCGTGCTGATGGTCACCTCAAGGCCCAGGAGTGGGTGGAGACCTTGCGGGAGGCAGTTAGAACACAGAGGCCTGCACAAGAAGGGACAGAACCAGGAGTAGGACCTCCTGGTCTCCAAGGGGTGCTATTGAGATCAAATCCATCCAGGGACAGGAAGCACAGGGACGCACAGAGAGCAAAGCGACAGTCGGTCACCACCAGTTTCCTCAGTATTCTCACCTGTCTGGCTGTGGAGAAGGGGCTCACTGCTCAGAGCTTCAGGTGTGCAG GTTGTCAGCGTCCCATTGGTCTGTCCAGAGGAAAGGCGAAGGTTTGTTACTATAGTGGCTGGTACTACTGCCAAAGCTGCCATCAGGACAACTCTTTCCTCATCCCAGCACGCCTGCTGCACAACTGGGACACCAGCAAGCACAAG GTGTCCAAACAGGCCAAGGAGTTCCTGGAGTTTGTGTATGAAGAGCCACTGCTGGACATCCAGCAGCTTAACCCCTGTCTGTATGAACACTGTGAGCCTCTGAGCACAGTCCTGCGTCTCCGTCAGCAGCTCCAGTCACTGCGGGCCTACCTGTTCAGCTGCCGAGCAACCGTTGCTGAGGACCTCAGACGAAG GATTTTCCCCCGGGAATACCTCCTACAGCACATCCACCTATACTCCCTGGCTGACCTGCAGCAG GTGATTGATGGAAAACTCGCTCCTTTCCTGTCCAAGGTGATCAAGTTTGCCAGCTCACATGTTTTCAGCTGCAGCTTGTGTCGAGAGAAAGGCTTCATCTGTGAACTCTGCCAAAACGGGCAGGTCATCTATCCCTTCCAGGAGAACGCCACCCGGAG gtgTGACAGCTGCGGCGCCGTTTTCCACGCCGAGTGTCGACAGAAAGCACAGCCGTGTCCTCGCTGCGTTCGCCGGGAACTCCACCACAAGAGGCCATCGTCCTTCTGGTCACCTGATGACGACAGCCCAGGCTGTTTCCACGTGCCCTACCAAGACACCTGA